The Dermacentor albipictus isolate Rhodes 1998 colony chromosome 2, USDA_Dalb.pri_finalv2, whole genome shotgun sequence genome has a segment encoding these proteins:
- the LOC139056014 gene encoding uncharacterized protein, with protein MPPPLRKFDSKHKYGKKRKKSMLNNFKKRPTASQVVEDEPPTASSDGTDGADRVLGLGGATTSRCDENASRVRRDTVMLTPSDLEVIDMRSDEKLQELASTAAVSRKSEILSAGDVAAGPLDDTVFTVVCLESVNALLEHMNCNTCGGSAKISRKEREYGLAVSLVLICSKCGDKASAWSSPRVNGTRKVNPFTVNILAARAMQSTGNRQTAFNDIFATMNISHRGLHTKTWQGYVKTKLTPAATRAAETLTTECAKSVRQLYSQLNFGNPGNVAVSYDGSWMTRGHSSHIGVGAVIELFTGLVLDYIVLSNFCAGCQRGPKVGDPSYEEWKASHQCQKNTDKKPTNVLGMCMCTHL; from the exons ATGCCTCCTCCGCTCCGAAAGTTTGACTCTAAGCACAAGtatggaaagaaaaggaagaagtccaTGCTCAACAACTTCAAAAAACGCCCCACCGCGTCGCAAGTGGTTGAGGACGAGCCACCAACGGCGTCAAGCGACGGAACTGATGGAGCCGACCGAGTGCTAGGCCTAGGTGGTGCGACAACGAGTAGGTGCGACGAAAACGCCAGCCGCGTCCGTCGTGACACCGTTATGCTGACGCCTTCAGATTTGGAGGTAATCGACATGAGATCCGACGAGAAACTACAAGAGCTCGCGTCAACCGCAGCAGTGAGCCGTAAGTCGGAGATCTTGTCCGCTGGCGATGTCGCAGCCGGCCCGCTTGACGACACAGTTTTCACCGTGGTGTGCCTGGAATCGGTGAACGCACTGCTGGAGCATATGAATTGTAATACATGCGGCGGTAGCGCGAAAATCAGCCGGAAGGAGCGCGAATATGGCCTTGCAGTAAGTCTGGTGCTCATATGCTCGAAATGCGGCGACAAAGCGTCAgcgtggagctcgccgcgtgTGAATGGGACTCGGAAAGTGAATCCGTTTACCGTCAATATTCTGGCTGCGCGCGCAATGCAAAGCACCGGCAATCGGCAAACTGCGTTCAATGATATTTTCGCAACAATGAATATATCGCACCGCGGGCTGCATACGAAAACGTGGCAGGGGTACGTCAAAACGAAGTTGACGCCCGCCGCGACCCGGGCAGCTGAGACGCTTACAACAGAATGCGCGAAGTCGGTCCGGCAGCTTTACAGCCAATTAAACTTCGGCAACCCGGGCAACGTCGCTGTATCGTACGACGGGTCTTGGATGACTCGCGGGCACAGTTCGCACATCGGTGTCGGCGCCGTCATTGAACTTTTTACGGGACTTGTCCTGGACTACATTGTGCTGAGCAACTTTTGTGCCGGTTGTCAGCGTGGACCAAAAGTTGGTGACCCTTCATACGAAGAATGGAAAGCCAGTCATCAGTGTCAAAAAAATACGGATAAGAAG CCTACTAATGTTTTGGGAATGTGtatgtgcacacatttgtga